The Oreochromis aureus strain Israel breed Guangdong unplaced genomic scaffold, ZZ_aureus HiC_scaffold_222, whole genome shotgun sequence genome has a window encoding:
- the LOC120436783 gene encoding von Willebrand factor A domain-containing protein 7-like — translation MELLEDVRLAAGNTNFMRLMGLSQSPVLCFVIDTTGSMSDDIDEAKRVSFEIIDRKRGTGQEPSGYILVPFNDPDFGPLVMTSNADVFKGQINSLTAAGGGDAPEMALSGLQLALTAAPPFSEIFSSLMLQLKTPI, via the exons ATGGAGCTTCTGGAGGATGTCAGATTAGCTGCTGGAAACACAAACTTCATGAG ACTGATGGGCCTCTCCCAGTCtcctgtgttgtgttttgtcatAGACACAACAGGAAGTATGAGTGATGATATTGATGAAGCAAAGAGGGTTTCTTTTGAGATCATTGACAGAAAAAGAGGAACAGGACAGGAACCCTCTGGTTATATATTGGTACCTTTCAATGACCCAG ATTTTGGACCGTTAGTTATGACATCTAATGCAGACGTCTTCAAAGGACAGATCAACAGTTTGACTGcggcaggaggaggagatgccCCAGAAATGGCCTTATCTGGACTGCAG CTTGCACTGACGGCAGCTCCACCCTTCTCTGAGATTTTCTCTTCACTGATGCTCCAGCTAAAGACACCTATCTGA